A region of Mauremys mutica isolate MM-2020 ecotype Southern chromosome 2, ASM2049712v1, whole genome shotgun sequence DNA encodes the following proteins:
- the LETM2 gene encoding LETM1 domain-containing protein LETM2, mitochondrial isoform X1, with the protein MAFYSCNIVLAIARSSFRGPHLLVHSSCSPYSSSVAFVQLVDSHLNRIYMKDSENQQLLYCTQLASGLRTKAVRTLHTSTYWHQELQDKSQLHQRTINQDTEHAKTLPDQSTETGVGKKSLRQRIVDELKHYYNGFHLLWIDTKVAARMVWRLLHGQVLTRRERRRLLRTCADLFRLVPFLVFIIVPFMEFLLPVFLKLFPEMLPSTFETESKKEEKQKKKLSATLELAKFLQETIAEMAKRNKANTGEATKQFSSYVQQVRHAGHQPSTQEIVRFSKLFEDELTLEHLERPQLVALCKLLELQPIGTNNLLRFQLLMQLRSIKADDEMIAKEGVNVLSVSELQSACRARGMRSLGLTEEQLKEQLSQWLDLHLKENVPPSLLLLSRALYLIDVKPKPIQVSQSEVRVSDAAAETPVLEHKETLVDSAPIVQGRKGEEFISQASEKLPVPGVSVKPPPGETKMEASQSSKASANGV; encoded by the exons ATGGCGTTCTACAGCTGTAACATAGTCCTTGCAATAGCCAGGTCAAG TTTCAGAGGCCCTCATCTTCTTGTGCACTCCAGCTGTTCTCCATATTCCTCATCAGTTGCATTTGTCCAACTAGTGGATTCTCATTTAAACCGAATTTATATGAAAGACTCTGAAAACCAGCAGTTACTGTACTGCACACAGCTGGCCTCTGGACTACGAACTAAAGCAGTGCGAACGCTGCACACCTCTACTTACTGGCATCAAGAGCTCCAAGATAAATCTCAGCTGCACCAAAGGACAATAAACCAGGACACTGAGCATGCTAAAACTCTGCCAGACCAAAGCACAGAgactggtgtggggaaaaagTCTTTACGCCAAAGAATTGTGGATGAACTGAAACATTATTACAATGGATTCCACTTGCTTTGGATTGACACAAAGGTCGCTGCTAGGATGGTATGGAGGCTGCTACATGGTCAGGTTCTCACTAGACGAGAGAGGCGAAGG CTACTGAGGACATGTGCTGATCTCTTCCGGCTGGTTCCCTTCTTGGTGTTCATCATTGTGCCCTTCATGGAGTTCCTGTTACCTGTATTTCTGAAactctttcctgaaatgttgcCCTCAACTTTTGAGACGGAATCAAAAAAG gaagaaaaacagaaaaagaaactaAGCGCCACGTTAGAGCTTGCAAAATTCCTGCAGGAGACTATTGCTGAGATGGCCAAAAGGAACAAAGCAAATACGGGAGAGGCCACCAAGCAGTTCTCTTCCTATGTGCAACAG GTTCGTCATGCTGGCCACCAGCCCAGCACCCAAGAGATCGTGCGCTTCTCCAAGCTCTTTGAGGATGAGCTGACCCTTGAACACTTAGAACGGCCACAGCTGGTAGCCCTCTGCAAACTGCTCGAActacagcccattggcaccaataACCTACTCCGCTTCCAGCTTTTGATGCAGCTCAGGTCTATAAAAGCAGATGATGAA ATGATTGCTAAGGAAGGTGTTAATGTGCTAAGTGTATCCGAACTGCAGAGTGCATGCAGGGCCAGAGGAATGCGATCACTGGGTCTCACAGAGGAACAGCTGAAAGAACAACTCAGTCAG TGGCTAGATCTACATCTAAAGGAGAATGTTcctccttctctgctgctgctttctcGCGCCTTGTACTTGATAGATGTGAAGCCGAAACCTATTCAGGTGTCGCAGAGTGAG gtTCGGGTTAGTGACGCTGCTGCAGAAACACCAGTTCTTGAACATAAAGAAACCTTAGTGGATTCTGCACCCATTGTGCAAGGAAGAAAG GGAGAAGAATTTATATCACAGGCATCCGAGAAGTTACCAGTCCCTGGAGTATCTGTCAAGCCACCTCCAGGAGAG ACCAAAATGGAGGCATCTCAGAGCAGCAAGGCCAGTGCCAATGGAGTCTAG
- the LETM2 gene encoding LETM1 domain-containing protein LETM2, mitochondrial isoform X2 — translation MAFYSCNIVLAIARSRGPHLLVHSSCSPYSSSVAFVQLVDSHLNRIYMKDSENQQLLYCTQLASGLRTKAVRTLHTSTYWHQELQDKSQLHQRTINQDTEHAKTLPDQSTETGVGKKSLRQRIVDELKHYYNGFHLLWIDTKVAARMVWRLLHGQVLTRRERRRLLRTCADLFRLVPFLVFIIVPFMEFLLPVFLKLFPEMLPSTFETESKKEEKQKKKLSATLELAKFLQETIAEMAKRNKANTGEATKQFSSYVQQVRHAGHQPSTQEIVRFSKLFEDELTLEHLERPQLVALCKLLELQPIGTNNLLRFQLLMQLRSIKADDEMIAKEGVNVLSVSELQSACRARGMRSLGLTEEQLKEQLSQWLDLHLKENVPPSLLLLSRALYLIDVKPKPIQVSQSEVRVSDAAAETPVLEHKETLVDSAPIVQGRKGEEFISQASEKLPVPGVSVKPPPGETKMEASQSSKASANGV, via the exons ATGGCGTTCTACAGCTGTAACATAGTCCTTGCAATAGCCAGGTCAAG AGGCCCTCATCTTCTTGTGCACTCCAGCTGTTCTCCATATTCCTCATCAGTTGCATTTGTCCAACTAGTGGATTCTCATTTAAACCGAATTTATATGAAAGACTCTGAAAACCAGCAGTTACTGTACTGCACACAGCTGGCCTCTGGACTACGAACTAAAGCAGTGCGAACGCTGCACACCTCTACTTACTGGCATCAAGAGCTCCAAGATAAATCTCAGCTGCACCAAAGGACAATAAACCAGGACACTGAGCATGCTAAAACTCTGCCAGACCAAAGCACAGAgactggtgtggggaaaaagTCTTTACGCCAAAGAATTGTGGATGAACTGAAACATTATTACAATGGATTCCACTTGCTTTGGATTGACACAAAGGTCGCTGCTAGGATGGTATGGAGGCTGCTACATGGTCAGGTTCTCACTAGACGAGAGAGGCGAAGG CTACTGAGGACATGTGCTGATCTCTTCCGGCTGGTTCCCTTCTTGGTGTTCATCATTGTGCCCTTCATGGAGTTCCTGTTACCTGTATTTCTGAAactctttcctgaaatgttgcCCTCAACTTTTGAGACGGAATCAAAAAAG gaagaaaaacagaaaaagaaactaAGCGCCACGTTAGAGCTTGCAAAATTCCTGCAGGAGACTATTGCTGAGATGGCCAAAAGGAACAAAGCAAATACGGGAGAGGCCACCAAGCAGTTCTCTTCCTATGTGCAACAG GTTCGTCATGCTGGCCACCAGCCCAGCACCCAAGAGATCGTGCGCTTCTCCAAGCTCTTTGAGGATGAGCTGACCCTTGAACACTTAGAACGGCCACAGCTGGTAGCCCTCTGCAAACTGCTCGAActacagcccattggcaccaataACCTACTCCGCTTCCAGCTTTTGATGCAGCTCAGGTCTATAAAAGCAGATGATGAA ATGATTGCTAAGGAAGGTGTTAATGTGCTAAGTGTATCCGAACTGCAGAGTGCATGCAGGGCCAGAGGAATGCGATCACTGGGTCTCACAGAGGAACAGCTGAAAGAACAACTCAGTCAG TGGCTAGATCTACATCTAAAGGAGAATGTTcctccttctctgctgctgctttctcGCGCCTTGTACTTGATAGATGTGAAGCCGAAACCTATTCAGGTGTCGCAGAGTGAG gtTCGGGTTAGTGACGCTGCTGCAGAAACACCAGTTCTTGAACATAAAGAAACCTTAGTGGATTCTGCACCCATTGTGCAAGGAAGAAAG GGAGAAGAATTTATATCACAGGCATCCGAGAAGTTACCAGTCCCTGGAGTATCTGTCAAGCCACCTCCAGGAGAG ACCAAAATGGAGGCATCTCAGAGCAGCAAGGCCAGTGCCAATGGAGTCTAG